CACCCGTCGACGGGGGCGGCCGCGGCCTCGTCCACCAGGGCGTCGAACGAGCGGCCCGCCCGGTCCTGCGTTGATCGGTCCATGGCGGGTATCCAAGCACGTCGGAGCCGGTGCGCCCAGGGATTTAACGCCCCGTGGGAACTTCCCGACAGGGTGTCGGCAAGAGCTTGACTTAGGTGAGCCTCACCTAAATAATCGAGGGGATTCGATCTCTGGAGGCCTTCCCCGATGTCCAGCCCCGACCAGCAGCCCGCCGCCTTCTCCGCCCTGCTCCGCACCGCCAGCGCCGAGGAGCACCAGGCGGCCGAACAGTCCTCCTTCATGAGCGACCTGCTCGGCGGGAAGCTCGGCGTCCAGGCCTACACCGACCTCACCGGCCAGCTCTGGTACGTCTACCGCGCCCTGGAGTCCCACCTGGACGTCCTCGCCGCCGACCCCGTCGCCGGTCCGCTGGTCGACCGCGCCCTGCTGCGCACCGCCGCGATCGAGCGCGACCTCGACCACCTGGCCGGCCCCGACTGGCGCGGGACCATCGCCCCGCTGCCCGCCACCGAGGCGATCGCCGCCCGGATCGAGGAGCTCGCCCGGACCTGGCCGGCCGGCTACCTCGCCCACCACTACACCCGCTACCTCGGCGACCTGTCGGGCGGTCAGATCATCCGCGGCGTCGCCGAGCGCACCTGGGGCTTCGAGCGCAAGGGCGACGGCGTCCGGTTCTACGTCTTCGAGGAGATCGACAACCCCGCCGCGTTCAAGCGCGACTACCGCGCCAAGCTGGACGCCGCGGGCGAGCTGATGGACGAGGTCGAGCGCCGCCGGGTCGCCGAGGAGTGCAAGCGCGCCTTCGTGCTCAACGGCGCGATATTCGCCGAACTCGGCGGGCGGTACCCGCTGAGCGCCTGAGCACCGGACGCCGCCGCGAGGCCCGGCACGGGAACCGTTCCCGCGCCGGGCCTCGTCGTACCCGCGGACCGGACCGGGCGGGACCGGGTGGGACGGACGGCGCGGGACGGGCGGGCGGAGCAGGGGCGGGGCGGGTGACGGGGCGGCCGTGCGCTCGGGCATCATCGTCCGCATGAGCGACACGCACGATGACCAGCTGGCCACCCTCTGGCAGGGTTTCCTCGACCTGCCCTTCCCACAGAGCTGCTACCGGCGCTTCCCCGCCGGTGAGGACCTGGTGCTGCTCGACAGCCACCTCGCCGGCTGCGTGTCCGCCGCGTTGACCGGACCGCTCGACCAGCGCCGCCGGGAAGCCCTGCGCACCGGCATAGCGACCGTCCACCGGATCCTGCCCGAACTCGCCGACGACCCCGGGGCCGCCGACTACTTCACCCGCCTGCGCGAACTGGCCGAACTGGCCGGCGCCCGCTGACCGGCCCGCCCCGGCCCGGTGCGTGCGCCGGCCGCGCGCGGCGGGGACGGGGACGGGCCCGTACGGGGACAACCCCCGTACGGGCCCGATGCGTTCGGTCGCGTGCAGCCGGCGGTGCCGGTCACCTCACTCGGCGCTGGTGGCCCCGGTGGTGGCGGTGGAGCGGCGGCGGGCCAGGACGGTGGTCGCCCCGCCGATCAGCAGCAGCCCGGCGGCCGTCGCCAGGATCGGGGTGGTGCCGGTGCCGCCGCCGGTGAAGGCGAGTTCGTCGCCGGAGGTGGTGAGCGTGGCGCCACCGGTCGTGCCGGTGCCGGTGCCCGTGCCGCCGGTGCCGGTGGTGGCGCCGGTGGAGGGGGTGGTGGACGGCAGGGTGGCGGAGCGGTCGAAGGAGAGGACCGCGGTCACCGGGGCCAGCGCCTTGCCCTCCTTGTACTGCCCGAACACCGGCACGCCCTCGGCGGTCAGCGTCGCCGGGACCTGGCGCAGCGTCACCACGCCGTTGACCGGGGTGAGATCGGCCTTGGACAGGTCGAGCTTGGCGATCCGGGCCCCGGTCAGCTTGACCGGCTCCCCGCCGGAGAGGGACTTGGCGGTCACGTCCGCCACCAGGTACGCGCCGGAGGCGTCCACCCGGACGCCCAGCTTCGACAGCTCGGTGTCCAGCAGGTACTGCCCGTCGGCCCCCCGGTGGCCGAGGAAGCGCACCGACCCGGCGAAGTCCGCCGACAGCGCGTGGGTGTCCGTCCGGTAGCTGCCGCTGCCCGAGCCGAACCCGTAGTCGGCCGCGCCGCCGCCGAACTCGACCTTGCCGGCCGCGATCGGCCCCGTCACGTACGCCACGAAGTCCGGCTGCACGCCCCACTCCAGGCGGCCGTCGACGATCGCCAGCTCGTTGCCCGCCGGGGTGGAGGCGGAGGCCGACGCCGACGCCGATGCCGACGCGGAGGGGGAGGGCGAGGAGGAGGTGCTCGGCTGCGGAGAGGTGCTGGGCGCGGGGGAGGAGGACGGCCCGGTGGAGGTGCTGGGCGCCGGCGAGGCAGAGGTAGAGGCGGAGGCGGAGGCCGAGGCGGAGGCCGAGGCGGAGGCCGAGGCGGACGGGGACGGGGCGGGCGTCTGCTTGAGGACGACCGACAGCGGGTCCAGCGCGGTGCCCGGCTGGTAGAACCCCGCGAACGCCTTCGCGCCCTCGGCGGTCAGGGTGGCGGCGGTGGCCCCGCCGTTGGTGGTGTCACGGGCGACGGTGAAGGTGGCCAGCGGGACGTCCTCGCGGAGGGTCGGGGCGGGGGCGCCGATGCTCTCCTTCGAGGCGGTGTCCGCGATGAGGGTGCCGGTGGTGCCCTCGGTGGTGATCCGCAGGTCGCTGAACGCGATGTCCAGCGCGCCGTCGTGGGCGAGGAAGCGCACCCCGCCGTCGAACGCGGCGTTCAGCTTGTGGGTCGTGGTGTCGTACCCGGCGGACGACAGGTTGAAGTGGTACGAGCCGTCCTGGTTGACGCTCGCCCCGCCGCTCGTGGTGATGCTGCCGCCGCCGATCGGCCCGGTCACGTAGGCGCGGAACTTCGCCAGGACACCCCAGTCCAGCGAGCCGGTGTCGTAGGTGACGGTGGTCGGGGCGCCGGCGCCGAACGCGAGGGAGGGCAGGCCGAAGGCGGTCAGGCCGAGACCCGCGGTCGCGGCGGCGAGAGCGGCCAGGCGGGTGCGGTTGCGGTGGCGGACCGGGGTGTGGGGCATGGGTGTGGCTCCGGGAATCGGTGGGGTGGGAACGGTGGCAGAGGTGTCGGGGAGGCGGGTCAGGAACGCCTGCGGCGGCGGACGACGAAGGTGGTGACCGCGGCCGCCGCGGCGGCGAGGGCCAGCACGAGGGTGGTGACCAGCGCGGTGGAGGGCGAGGAGGAGGCGGCGGCCGCGGTGGGGGTGGTGGTGACCGGGCCGGCGGAGGGCGTGGGCGTGGGCGCGGCGCCGAGGTCGGGCAGCGGGGGGACGGCCGCGTCGGCGGTGAGGGGGAGGCTGACGGTGAGCGGGTCCATCTCGGTGCCGGCGGGGTAGAGGTTGCCGAAGGCGCTCGCACCGGCGGAGGTCAGGGCGAGGGGGAGGTCGGTGGCGGTGAGCAGGCCGTTCTCGGTCCTCAGCGCGCTCGCGTCGAAGGTGGCGATCTCGGTGGCGGTGGCGGTGCGGGTGGCGCCGTCGGGCGTGCGGCCGGAGACGTCGACGGTCAGGTGGCCCTCGGCGCCGGTGGCCGTCAGGCGCGGGTTGGCGAGGGTGAGGTCGAGGCCGAGGGCGTCGCCCTCGCGCAGGCCGGTGAAGCGGACGGTGCCGGCGAAGGCCGCGTCGAGGGTGCGGGCGTCCTGGTCCCAGCTGCCGCGGGCGGGCGTCCAGCGGAAGAAGGCCCCGCCGTCGGCCGCGCCGTCGCCGAGCTGCCAACCGCCCTGGGCGATCGAGCCGGTGACGTAGTCGCGGAAGGTGCGGCGCACGCCCCAGTCCAGGGCGCCCCGGTCGAACGCGGTGGCGGTGTTGGTGGCGGTCCCGGTGGCGGTGGCCGACGGCGCGGGGTCGGCGGCCGTCTCGGACGGGGCCGCGGACGGGGTGGGCGTCGGGGACGGGGCGGCGGCCGGGGACTTGAGGGTGACGGAGAAGGTGAGCGGGTCGAGCGCCGTCCCCGCGGTGTAGAAGCCGCCGAAGGCGCTCGCCCCGGTCGAGGTCAGTGTCGCGGGGACGTTGCTGAGCGTGATGGTGCCGGTGGCGTTCTTGAGCGAGACGCCGGAGAGCGAGAGCTCGGCCAGGCGGGCCTGGCTGGTGCTGGAAGTCTTGCCGCTCTCCCGGGACTTGGAGCTGACGTCCGCGTACAGGGCGGCGTCACCGCCGGCGGTGGCCTTGACGGTGAGGTGGGAGATCGCGAGGTCGAGCGCGTTGCTGCCGTTCTCCTGGTGGCCGGTGAAGCGCACCCCGCCCTGGAAGGCGGCGGAGAGCGCGCCGGTGGACGGGTCGTAGCTGCCGGTCGCGGAGTGGAAGCGGAAGACCGAGCCGCCGACGGTGGCCGCGCCGCCGGTGAGGGCCCACTTGCCGTTGGCTATCGGGCCGGTGACGTAGGTGAGGAAGGACTGCTTGATGCCCCAGTCGAGCCGTCCGCCGGAGACGGTCGGGTCGGCCGCGGCGGCCCGGCCGGGGAGCCAGACCAGGGCGAGCAGCAGGGCGAGCGGCAGCACGAGCGCGGTGCGCAGCCGTCCGGCCGGGCGGCGGGGTGGTACGGGGGGCCGTCCGGGGACGGGCATGGCGGATCACTCCTCGGCGGAGGGGAAGCGGGCAGGTGGCAGCGGATGCGGGGGCAGCCCACCCCCTTGCTGAACTCAGGTAAGGCTAACCTAATATATGAGTCAAGTGTTCCGCCCACGACCCCCCGGGTCGGCCTCGACGGGACGTCAACGCACCGAGAAAGGCCCGAGGTTGACCCGCACCCTCCGCGACCGGACCAGCACCGCCCCCGCCGTCCTGCTCGCCGTCCTCGGACTCCTGCTCGGCGCGAGCGCCTGCGCCACCGGCCCGGCCGCCACCACCGACCCGAAGGCCCCCGCCGCCGCCACCGCCGACCCGGACCGGATCGAGGCGCTGCCCGACACCCCCGCCCCCCGGCTGCCCGTCACCGTCCCCTCCGCGGACGGCCGGCAGGTCACCGTCACCAGCGCCGAGCGGATCATCCCGCTCAACGGCAGCCTCGCCGAACTGGTCTTCAGCCTCGGCCTCGGCGACCACGCGGTCGCCCGGGACGTCTCCACCACCTTCGAACAGGCCGCGAAGCTCCCCGTCATCACCCAGGCCCACGAGGTCTCCGCCGAGGGCGTGCTCTCCCTGCACCCCACCGTGGTGCTCGCCGACCGCAGCACCGGACCGGCCGAGGCGGTCGAACAGATCCGGGCCGCCGGCGTCCCGCTGATCGTCCTGGACGACGCCAAGCAGCTCGGCGACATCGGCACCCGGATCGACGCCGTCGCCGCCGCCCTCGGCGTCCCCGACGCGGGCGCGCAGCTCAAGGAGCGCACCGAGCGCCGGATCGCCGAAGTGCGGGCGCAGCTCCCGGCCGCCGGGGCCACCCGCCCCAAGGTGGCGTTCCTGTACCTGCGCGGCAGCGCCTCGGTCTTCCTGCTCGGCGGCCCCGACTCCGGCGCGCCCTCGCTGATCGAGGCCGCCGGCGGCGAGGACGCCGGCACCGCCGCCCACCTCACCGGCGACTTCACCCCGCTCACCAGCGAAGCCCTGGTCAAGGCCGCCCCCGACGCCATCCTGGTGATGACCAAGGGCCTGGAGTCGGTCGGCGGCGTCGACGGCCTGCTCAAGCTCCCCGGCGTCGCCCAGACCCCCGCCGGACTCGACCGCCGGATCATCTCCGTCGACGACGGCCGCCTGCTCTCCTACGGCCCGCGCACCCCCGAGGTGCTCCGCGCGATCGCCGACCAGCTGCACCGGGACGCCAAGTGACCACCACCGCCCCGCCCGAGACCCCCGCACCCCCGCTGGTGCGCAAGCCCGCCCGCGACCGGCGCCCGCTGCTGCTGGCCGGACTGTGCGCCGCCCTGCTCGGCTTCGCGCTGCTCGCCGCCGGGACGGGCGCCTACGCCATCCCGCTCGGCGACATCCTCGCCTCGCTCGCCCACCGCGCCCACCTCGGCGGCCACGCCCTGGACCGCGTCCCCGAATCGGTGCTGTGGAACGTCCGGTTGCCCCGCGTCGTGCTCGCCCTGCTGGTCGGCGCCGCGCTCGGCTGCGCCGGGGCGCTGATGCAGGGCGTGTTCGGCAACCCGCTGGCCGAACCCGCCGTGATCGGCGTCTCCTCCGGCGGCGCGGTCGGCGCCGTCACCTGCATCGTGCTCGGCCTGGACGCCCTCGGCTCGTGGACGGTCACCGCCGCCGCGTTCGCCTCCGGACTGGTCACCGTCGGCGCCGTCTACGCCATGTCGCGCAGCGGCGGCCGCACCGAGGTGGTCACCCTGCTGCTCACCGGCGTCGCCGTCAACGCGTTCTGCGGCGCCCTGATCGGGCTGCTGCTGTTCACCGCCGACACCGCCGCGATCAGCCAGGTGACGTTCTGGCAACTCGGCTCGCTCTCCCAGGCCAGTTGGCCCAAGGTGCTGGCCGTCCTCCCGTTCGCCGCCCTCGGCCTCGCCGTCGCCCCCCGCTACGCCCGTCGCCTCGACCTGCTCGCGCTCGGCGAACGCCCCGCCCGGCACCTGGGCGTGGACGTCGAACGGATGCGGATCGTGCTGATCACCGTGGTCGCGCTGCTCACCGCCGCCGCCGTCGCCGTCAGCGGCATCATCGGCTTCGTCGGCCTGGTCGTCCCGCACCTGCTGCGGATGCTCGCCGGGCCCGGCCACCGCTTCCTGCTGCCCGCCTCCGCCGTCGGCGGCGCGCTCGTCCTGGTCGCCGGAGACCTCGCCGCCCGCACCCTGGCCGCACCCGCCGAACTCCCGCTCGGCGTCCTGACCGCACTCATCGGCAGCCCGTTCTTCTTCTGGCTGCTGCGCCGCACCCGACGCCGCCAGGGAGGCTGGGCATGACCGCGCTGCTCGAAGCGGAGGGCGTCGGCTTCGCCGCCGGGGGCCGCGAACTGCTCGCCGACGTCGACCTGCTGGTGCGCGCCGGCGAGATCCTGGCCCTGCTCGGCCCCAACGGCGCCGGGAAGTCCACCCTGCTGTCCGTGCTGGCCGGCGACCAGCGACCGGCCCGCGGCGAGGTGCGGATCGACGGGCGCCCACTGGCCGGGCACAAGCCGCTCGCGCTCGCCCGCCGCCGCGCCCTGCTGCCGCAGCACCACGAGGTGTCCTTCCCGTTCCCCGCCGACGAGGTGGTCCGGATGGGCCGCGCCCCCTGGGCGGGCACCTGCTCCGCCGCCGAGGACGAGCGCGCCGTCGCGGCCGCGATGGCCGCCACCGACTGCGCGCACCTCGCCGGGCGCCCCTTCACCGCGCTCTCCGGCGGCGAACGCGCCCGGGTCGCCCTGGCCCGGATCCTCGCCCAGGACACCGCGCTGCTGCTGCTCGACGAACCCACCGCCGCCCTCGACCTGCGCCACCAGGAACTCGTGTTGCGGATCGCCCGGGACCGTGCCGCCGCCGGGTGCGGCGTGGTCGTCGTCCTGCACGACCTCACCCTGGCCGCCGCGCACGCCGACCGGATCGCCCTGCTGGACGCCGGACGCACCGTCGCCGTCGGCCCCACCGGCGAAGTCCTGGACGCCGACCTGCTCAGCCGGGTCTACCGCCACCCCGTCGAGGTGCTGGCGCACCCGCGCGGGGGCGCGCCGATCGTGCTGCCCGAGCGCCCCCGCGAAGCAGATTGACGGATCGTCAGCCCGGGAAGACCACCCGATGGTGGACGACCGAACGGGCGAGATCCGGTCCGGGGCGCGGTCCGGGCGGGTGACCCGGGCGGATCCGGGCACATGGCCGAGCCGGGCCCGGGTAACCGCACCAGCAGGAACCGGACCACCCGGACACCCGGAGGCACCACGATGACCCTCACCATGGCCCTGCTGCTCACCCCCCTCGTCGTCGCCGCAGCCGTCACCGCGACCCGCGCCCCGGCCCGCCGCGGCCGCCACCGCGCCGCCCCCGCGCCCGAACGCCCGACCGTCGCCCCCCGCACCGGACGCTGAGACCCGCGGCCCCCGGCCGCCACCCGCACGGACGGCCCGCTCGCCGGGGATGTCACCGAGGCTTGGAGAGCCATCGCGACGGAGGAGTGCACCCCCGGGCCGCCGCCCGGGGCCTCAGGTGCGGGTGCGCTGGGTGATCAGGGCGGCGAGGCCGTCGAGGATGCGGGCGAGGCCGAAGTCGAAGGCGTTGTCGTGGCCGGTGGGAGGGTCGGTGAGGGCGGCGGCCAGGGCGGGGTAGCGGGTGGCGTGGGTGTGGATCAGGGGGACGAGGGCGTGCAGGAGTTCGGCTTCGGGGGAGCCGGTGGCGGACTGGCGGTGCTGGGCGGCGATGGTGCGGGCGTGGCCGATCAGTAGGACGGCGGCGTCCATGCGTTCGGCGCCGGTCAGGCCGTGGCCGTCGAGGGCGGCCACCACGCTCTCCAGCCAGGCGAGTTCGCGCGGGCCGGTGGGGCGCGGGGCGGCGAGGGCGTCCAGGAGCCAGGGGTGGGCGGTCAGGACGGCGGCCATCCGGTGCGTCCAGTCGGTGAGCCGCTCGCGCCAGGGGGCGTCGTTCGGGGGCGGGGGGTCGCCCGCGGTGTGCTCGATCATCAGGGCGACCAGCTCGGCCTTGCCCGGCACGTAGCGGTACAGCGCCATCTTGGTGTGCCCGAGCAGCCCCGCGATCCGCTGCATGGAGACCGCCGACAGGCCCTCGGCGTCCGCGATCTCGATGCCGGCCCGGGCGATCGACTCCAGGGTGAGGCCGGGCTTCGGCCCCCTGGTCGGCCGGGCGGGCGGCTCCCACAGCAGCCGCAGCGCCGGGTGCGGTTCGGTCACGACCCCTCCTCCTGCCACCGGCCCGCCTTGTGCGCGGCCCGCAACTGCGTCTACCGTACACAGCATCGAACTGCGTCCAGTGGAAGCAATTTATGGGGAGGAACTCCCGTGCGCATCCTGATCTCCGGCGCCGGCATCGGCGGCCCCGCGCTCGCGTACTGGCTGGCCAGGTACGGGCACCGGCCCACCGTGGTCGAACTCGCCCCCGGGCTGCGGGCCGGCGGCCAGGCCGTCGACTTCCGCGGGCCGACCCACCTGACCGTCCTGCGGCGGATGGGCCTGCTGGCGGAACTGCGCGAGCGGCAGACCGGCGGCACCCCGATGGTCTTCACCGACGTCCGCGGCCGGACCCGGCTGCGGCTGCCCGCCGAGTTCGCCGGCGGCGAGGTGGAGATCCGGCGCGGCGAACTCGTCCGGCTGCTGCACCGGCGCAGCGCACCCGGCACCGAGTACCTGTTCGGCGACACCGTCACCGCCCTGCGGCAGGACGCCGAGGGCGTCGACGTCGACTTCCGGCACGCCCCCGGGCGCCGCTTCGACCTGGTGGTCGGCGCCGACGGACTGCACTCCCGGGTCCGCGCCCTCGCCTTCGGCCCCGAACGGCAGTACGTCCGCCACCTCGGCTACTACGCCGCCACCTGGCCCTTCGCCAACCGCCTCGGCCTGCCCGCCGGCAGCACCGGCGTCAACGCCCCCGGCCGGCTCGCCGCCGCCGGTGCCGACCCCCGCGACCCCGAACGGGCCGGCGCCTTCCTGCTGTTCGCCTCCCCCGAACTCGCCCTCGACCGGCACGACCCCGCCGGTCTCCGGGCCCTGCTGCGCGCACGCTTCGCCGACCTGCCGCACCCCGTCCCGCAGTTGCTCGCCACCCTGGACGAGGCCGACGACCGCGACCTGTACGTCGACTCGATCAGCCGCGCCGACGTCCCCGCCTGGTCCGACGGCCGGATCGCCCTGCTCGGCGACGCCGCCTGCGGCGCCACCATCGGCGGCATGGGCACCGGCACCGCCCTGGTCGCCGCGTACGTGCTGGCCACCGAACTCGCCCGCGCCGACGGCGACCACCGCGCCGCGCTCACCCGCTACGAGCGCACCGTCCGCCCCTACGCCGAGCGCTGCCAGCGCGGCGGCGACCGCACCGGCCCCTTCCTCGCCCCGCGCACCGCCCGCGGACTGTGGCTGCGCAACACGCTGCTGGGCCGGCCCGCCCTGCTGAACCGGATGCTCGCGGCGGGCGAGGACATCGCCACCCTCGACCTGCCCGCACCCGCCCGCGAACCGCAGGAACGGGAAACGGCCGAGAGGTAGCCCTATTCCATGGAATCCGCGAGGAACGGGGTGGCCGCGGCGGCGGACCGGGCCGCGAAGAGCGGACTGTACGAGGCGTTCGCCGCCACCGGCGAGGCGCTCTCCAACGGCAAGCGCCTCGACCTGCTCGACCTGCTCGCCCAGGGCGAGCACCCCGTCGACGCGCTCGCCCGAGCCGCCGGCCTCAACCTCACCACCGCCTCCGCCCACCTCCAGACCCTCCCCCGCCGAGGAGTGCGCCGCCGGGCACATCCCCGGCGCGCTCTCCATCCCGGTCGGGGAACTCGCCGACCGGATCGGCGAACTCCCCGCCGACAGCGAGGTCGTCGTCCACTGCCGGGGCGCCTACTGCGCCCTCGCCCACGACGCCGTCCGCCTGCTGCGCGCCCGGGGCCGGCGGGCCCTGCGGCTCAACGACGGCATGCTGGAGTGGCGGCTCGCCGAACTGCCGGTCGACGCGGTCTGGCTGACGCCCCGGCGCTCCGGCGGGGTGCGGCGGCCACGGCGGCCACGGCGCTCGATCCCGCGGAGGGCGGCCGGCTTCCGAATCGCCGCCGGTCCGGGCCCGCCGCCGGTCCGGGCCCGGGTGGTCGACCGCGGTGGGAATCGCGGCAGTTGCGGGCGGGGTGCCGCGTAGCGTGGGGGGATGACCACCGACACGGCAACGCAAGAGGCATTCCTGCGGGCGTTCCACGCCGAGCGCCCCGCGGTGACCGGCGAGGCGTTCGGGTGGGGGCGGGCGCCGGACGGCCGCTCCAGCTACGAGTTGCTGCGGGACCGGGTCGCGGGGTGCGCGAGCGTCCTGGACCTCGGGTGCGGGGACGGCCTGCTACTGGAACTGCTGGCCGGACCGCGGGGGCGGCGGCTGGCCGGGATCGACCTGTCGCCGCAGGCCGTCGCGCTGGCCCGGCGGCGGCCGGCCCTCGCCGGGGCGCGGCTGGAGGTCGGCCGGGCCCAGCGGCTCCCGTTCGCCGACGGCTCCTTCGACGCCTGCGTGTCCCACCTGGCGCTGATGCTGATGGGGGACGCCGAACAGGTCGCCGCCGAGGTGGCGCGGGTGCTGGCCCCCGGCGGGGTGCTGGCCTGCGTGCTCGGCGGCGGGGCGGTCGGCGGCGAGGCCTACGAACGGTTCGGCGCCCTGCTGCGGCGCTCGCTCGGCGACCTGCCCGCCGAGCGGCGCATCCCGGCGCTGGGCGACCGGCGCACCCGCAGCCGGGCCGGGCTGGACGAGCTCCTCGCCCCGGCGGGCTTCGCGGCGGCCGACTGGGAGACCGTCCCGATCGACCTGAGCGGCCCGGCCGAACGGGTGTGGGCCGCCGTCTCCGGCCTCTACGACCTCGGCCCGCTCGACCCGGCGGCCGTGGAGCGCCTGCACGGCGACTTCCTCGCGGAGGTGCGCGAGCTGACGACGCCGCAGGGGACCGTCCCCTGCGGGTTCAAGGTGCACCTCGCCACCGCACGGCTGGGCTGAACCGGCTGAACCGCCGCACTGCCGCACCGGTCGCACCGGAGCCGCTGATCGCCGCTCCCGCCGCCCCGGAGCCGCCCCCGGGCGTGAAAGTTTCGCGGTCGCGGCGGGTTTTCCGACCCCCTCCCGAAGTGGGGCGGAACGTGTGCGAAGGGCGCGTTCGACAGCGGTTCGACAGGGCGAACGCCCGTCAGGGGCGGCCGGAACGGCGGGAGTTCGCCGGGTCCGGGGCCTGCCGCCGGGCCGGGTCGGGCCGCTAGCATCGGCCGCGGTTCGATGCGGGAGCGCTCCCACGCTTCGGTTCCCACATCGTCCCCGGTCAGCATGGACCCACCTCGATGCCGGCCGCCTCTCCCACCCGAGAGCACCCCCCGGAGGACACCGTGCACACCCCCGACCCCGACCAGCGCACCGCCGTCCCGGCCGTCCGGCCGACCCGGCGCGCCGCCGCGCTCGCCCTCGCCGCCGCGACCGCCGCCGTCGGCCTGGTGGCCGTCGCCCAGGGCGGTGCCGACGCCGCCGTGCAGGGCAGCCTCGCCCCGGACACCCGGTTCTACAAGGACCCGACCTCCCAGGCCGTCCGGTGGGTCGCCGCCAACCCCGGGGACTCCCGGACGCCGGTGATCTCCAAGCGGATCGCCAGCCAGCCGCAGGGCATCTGGTTCGCCAACTACCGCCCGGACACCGTCACCTCCGACGTCCGCACGGTCACCTCGGCCGCCTCCCAGGCCGGACAGGTCCCCGTGCTGGTGGCCTACATGATCCCCAACCGGGACTGCGGCGGCGCCTCGGCGGGCGGCGCCCCCGACCTCGGCTCGTACGACGCCTGGGTCGCCAAGTTCGCGGCCGGGCTCGGGAGTTCGCGTTCGGTCGTGGTGCTGGAGCCCGACTCGATCGCGCTCACCACCTGTCTCAGCGCCCAGCAGCAGAACGACCGCTTCGCCTCGCTGGCCCGCGCCGTGAACACCATCCACGCCGCCAGCCCGAACGCCAAGGTCTACCTCGACGGCGGCCACTCCACCTGGAACTCCGCCTCCGAGCAGGCCAACCGGCTGCGCGGCGCGGGCGTGCTCACCGCGGACGGCTTCTTCACCAACGTCTCCAACTTCAACACCACCGCCAACGAAGCCTCGTTCGCCCACAACGTGCTGGGCGCCCTCGGCAACCCCGGCAACCTGCACGCCGTCATCGACACCAGCCGCAACGGCAACGGCCCGTCCGGCAGCGTCTGGTGCGACCCGTCCGGCCGCAAGATCGGCAACTACCCGACCGCCGCGACCAACGACAGCGCGATCGACGCCTTCCTGTGGATCAAGCCCCCGGGCGAGGCCGACGGCTGCGCCGCCGCGGCCGGGACGTTCGTCCCCGACATCGCCTACCAGCTGGC
The window above is part of the Kitasatospora sp. NA04385 genome. Proteins encoded here:
- a CDS encoding heme oxygenase (biliverdin-producing), whose amino-acid sequence is MSSPDQQPAAFSALLRTASAEEHQAAEQSSFMSDLLGGKLGVQAYTDLTGQLWYVYRALESHLDVLAADPVAGPLVDRALLRTAAIERDLDHLAGPDWRGTIAPLPATEAIAARIEELARTWPAGYLAHHYTRYLGDLSGGQIIRGVAERTWGFERKGDGVRFYVFEEIDNPAAFKRDYRAKLDAAGELMDEVERRRVAEECKRAFVLNGAIFAELGGRYPLSA
- a CDS encoding HtaA domain-containing protein codes for the protein MPHTPVRHRNRTRLAALAAATAGLGLTAFGLPSLAFGAGAPTTVTYDTGSLDWGVLAKFRAYVTGPIGGGSITTSGGASVNQDGSYHFNLSSAGYDTTTHKLNAAFDGGVRFLAHDGALDIAFSDLRITTEGTTGTLIADTASKESIGAPAPTLREDVPLATFTVARDTTNGGATAATLTAEGAKAFAGFYQPGTALDPLSVVLKQTPAPSPSASASASASASASASASTSASPAPSTSTGPSSSPAPSTSPQPSTSSSPSPSASASASASASASTPAGNELAIVDGRLEWGVQPDFVAYVTGPIAAGKVEFGGGAADYGFGSGSGSYRTDTHALSADFAGSVRFLGHRGADGQYLLDTELSKLGVRVDASGAYLVADVTAKSLSGGEPVKLTGARIAKLDLSKADLTPVNGVVTLRQVPATLTAEGVPVFGQYKEGKALAPVTAVLSFDRSATLPSTTPSTGATTGTGGTGTGTGTTGGATLTTSGDELAFTGGGTGTTPILATAAGLLLIGGATTVLARRRSTATTGATSAE
- a CDS encoding HtaA domain-containing protein, coding for MPVPGRPPVPPRRPAGRLRTALVLPLALLLALVWLPGRAAAADPTVSGGRLDWGIKQSFLTYVTGPIANGKWALTGGAATVGGSVFRFHSATGSYDPSTGALSAAFQGGVRFTGHQENGSNALDLAISHLTVKATAGGDAALYADVSSKSRESGKTSSTSQARLAELSLSGVSLKNATGTITLSNVPATLTSTGASAFGGFYTAGTALDPLTFSVTLKSPAAAPSPTPTPSAAPSETAADPAPSATATGTATNTATAFDRGALDWGVRRTFRDYVTGSIAQGGWQLGDGAADGGAFFRWTPARGSWDQDARTLDAAFAGTVRFTGLREGDALGLDLTLANPRLTATGAEGHLTVDVSGRTPDGATRTATATEIATFDASALRTENGLLTATDLPLALTSAGASAFGNLYPAGTEMDPLTVSLPLTADAAVPPLPDLGAAPTPTPSAGPVTTTPTAAAASSSPSTALVTTLVLALAAAAAAVTTFVVRRRRRS
- a CDS encoding hemin ABC transporter substrate-binding protein, giving the protein MTRTLRDRTSTAPAVLLAVLGLLLGASACATGPAATTDPKAPAAATADPDRIEALPDTPAPRLPVTVPSADGRQVTVTSAERIIPLNGSLAELVFSLGLGDHAVARDVSTTFEQAAKLPVITQAHEVSAEGVLSLHPTVVLADRSTGPAEAVEQIRAAGVPLIVLDDAKQLGDIGTRIDAVAAALGVPDAGAQLKERTERRIAEVRAQLPAAGATRPKVAFLYLRGSASVFLLGGPDSGAPSLIEAAGGEDAGTAAHLTGDFTPLTSEALVKAAPDAILVMTKGLESVGGVDGLLKLPGVAQTPAGLDRRIISVDDGRLLSYGPRTPEVLRAIADQLHRDAK
- a CDS encoding iron ABC transporter permease, whose amino-acid sequence is MVRKPARDRRPLLLAGLCAALLGFALLAAGTGAYAIPLGDILASLAHRAHLGGHALDRVPESVLWNVRLPRVVLALLVGAALGCAGALMQGVFGNPLAEPAVIGVSSGGAVGAVTCIVLGLDALGSWTVTAAAFASGLVTVGAVYAMSRSGGRTEVVTLLLTGVAVNAFCGALIGLLLFTADTAAISQVTFWQLGSLSQASWPKVLAVLPFAALGLAVAPRYARRLDLLALGERPARHLGVDVERMRIVLITVVALLTAAAVAVSGIIGFVGLVVPHLLRMLAGPGHRFLLPASAVGGALVLVAGDLAARTLAAPAELPLGVLTALIGSPFFFWLLRRTRRRQGGWA
- a CDS encoding heme ABC transporter ATP-binding protein gives rise to the protein MTALLEAEGVGFAAGGRELLADVDLLVRAGEILALLGPNGAGKSTLLSVLAGDQRPARGEVRIDGRPLAGHKPLALARRRALLPQHHEVSFPFPADEVVRMGRAPWAGTCSAAEDERAVAAAMAATDCAHLAGRPFTALSGGERARVALARILAQDTALLLLDEPTAALDLRHQELVLRIARDRAAAGCGVVVVLHDLTLAAAHADRIALLDAGRTVAVGPTGEVLDADLLSRVYRHPVEVLAHPRGGAPIVLPERPREAD
- a CDS encoding TetR/AcrR family transcriptional regulator, which encodes MTEPHPALRLLWEPPARPTRGPKPGLTLESIARAGIEIADAEGLSAVSMQRIAGLLGHTKMALYRYVPGKAELVALMIEHTAGDPPPPNDAPWRERLTDWTHRMAAVLTAHPWLLDALAAPRPTGPRELAWLESVVAALDGHGLTGAERMDAAVLLIGHARTIAAQHRQSATGSPEAELLHALVPLIHTHATRYPALAAALTDPPTGHDNAFDFGLARILDGLAALITQRTRT